The Arabidopsis thaliana chromosome 5, partial sequence genomic interval CTGCTTCAGCTCCTGCGAGTTCAAGGTCGGAGGAGTAGACAAGTGTAGGAGTTGTTGGAGTGGATGAAGCAGCTGCTTCAGGGTCAGGCTTGTGGTCGTCTTCAGTCTCGAGGGTTGGTCGGAGAAAGCAACGAATTGCAGcgtaaagagagagagcacaAATGAGAGCAGAGATGACAAGGATGAGAAGGACTGATGCATTAGCTGTGAAGTCAGTAGAGTTTGAGTAAGGCTTCCATCTGCAAGTATGAGAGTTACATGTTGGAGTTGCAGCAGAGGACAATGGTGAAGCTGCTTCTGCTACTAGCAAACGCATCTTTTAATGGTTTGAGAGAGAGCCTCGTGAGAAGAGACCTTATAAAGGAGAGGAGTGTAGGGACAATAGTGGCGCTTCCAGTGGAGTCTTGAAGCTGTGAGAGAGTTTGAAGGATTAGGATGGTTTCGTCTCTATTTTGAGGACTGTAACACtcgcttctctctcttttggtcCACTTCACATTAATGGATATTATTGCGATGGATGAGGGATTGCTTTCTTTGTCCTGTGGCTTATCATCATCCACATGTTTGCCACACGTCGTCCTCACACTACGTTGCCTACATTCTAGGCAAATTGCTCTTTTTTTAATTCGTTTTCATGTTTGAATTTGTCAATATATGGATTTAGatgataaaagagagagaaagacaagaacaaaatacacttcattgtttctttgtctctttttatATCACTCAAGtttacatcttttttctttaacgataaaaacaaaagaaacaaaaccccaAATTAGAAAAAAGGGTGAAAAGAAAGCtataacaacaaatcaaaatagtaaaaagtaaataaaagcTTTAAGCTTTTTGGtaccaataatttttttttttttaataaacttttttcctcttctaAAAACTCTCTTCTGCAATCATCTGATCTCCATGGTATAGATTTGTCACTTCTCTAAGCTGCAATTCCTGCAACAACACCATTTTCATATGATATCATCAGATTTTCTACAAATGCTTGAATTCTCGGATAGAAAAAAGGCGttcattcattcattattCATACCTCCGTTTGGTTGCCTGTTGATGTATCCAGCTGGTCCTCTAGACATGAAGTCCAATGGTCCCATTCCCAATCCTTCCTCTGCCTTTGCAGGCAGCGAAAGCCACATCGAGTCGCTGTACAGAGAGTCTGCCTCCAAGATGCTTGAGCCGCTGCTGTAACCACCAACATGAACTCCTCTCATTGCTTCTAATCCTACACCTCCTCTCTCACCGTGGTAGCTACTGCGTGCACGTGCAACTGTTCCCCAGTTGTCACCAATGCTGCCTAGTGAAGACATTCCAGAGTTTCCACTGAAGCTGCTTCTTGATATCGGAGAGTTTGACATGTAACCTAGACCACCATTTCCCCATAAATGGTTCTTTGGTGCTGCATTTAGGACAGAACCGTTCCCAACACTAGCTCCTCCCGACTCCATTTGGCTACCGAACCTGCCGAGACTCGCAGCATATCCAGGGCTAAAGGGTCGTCCAAAGCCTCCACTGGAACCAGAACCGTAGTTCTGAGTCTGGTTTGGCTCAAAATTCAGCTCGATTCCGTATCCATGTCCAAACGGTGAGAATCCTCCCCTATTACCTACTGCTGGACTGTACCTAACTTCAGGTTTCACTCCATAACCAGAGATTGGACTCGGGCTGAATCCCTGGGTGTACTCATTCAGTAATGAACTGATTCTACTAGTGCCAAAGCTATTTACATTCATTTGGTTCCGCATTGTGTTGAGAGCCATATCCTTAGGAACAGCCAGTTTGACCTCCACCATCTTACCATTGAGTTCGTGGAATGTCTTCTGCAGTACTTTGTCAACAGCTTCCTCAGAGTCATATGAAATGAACCCAAAGCCTCTAGGCCGCTGGGTTCTGTGGTCATACATCACCACAACATCAGTGATCATCCCAAACTGAGCAAAATACTTTTTGAACTCAGCCTCTGTCACGGATGATGCCAAACCTCCCACAAAGATCTTCTTGGAGTTTGATGGGCCAGGTGATCCCTGAAGGCTGCTGTTACTTTTATTAAATACTACGTGATCATCTCTTGGAACAGCCTTCTTTGCCTCAACCTGTATATCATGGAGAAAATCAACACACGACACAACTCAAAGAAAGCAGTTTTTCATTCATTGTGAACCACTTTCTTTCACATGAGGATATGAAACGATCcaagttttacatttttatttgtgagTGTGAAATGAACAACTTCTGACAAAGATATGCATTTATCAGAGCGGCAAAGCTGATTGTAAACAATAGAGTCTACTAACTAAAACAGGAAGGAATAAAAGTGAGTagctttgctttgctttgaGAAGCAGCAACCTCAAAATGAAGCAAGTAAGCAGGAAGATTGTTGAAATTGGAAGCAATGTATGTTGGTATATAGCAGGAGGAAACTTACAATTTTACCATCAATGATATGTTTAAGCAAGACGACTCTTTCAGCAACATTAGGATCAGCAAAGACAACGAAACCAAAGCCACGAGCACGGCCAGTGGCACGATCCTTCATAATAACAGCCTCTAAAACCTCACCAAAACTGTGAAAATAGTCACGAAGACGATCTTCACTGGTTTCCCAAGATATACCACCGATGAAGAGCTTACATGATTCCATTTCCATTTCtgccaaacaaacaaaaaaaggtttgtttttggttccAGATTCTATATCGATCTAAGTGAGAAGGAGAATGGAATCGATAGAAACACCTCAAGGGAAGCAAAATAGGATGAAAAAGAGCAGATGGGTCGTGATCGGATTGTGTAAAAACCGATCGACCCACGATCTTGGATTCctgcagaaacaaaaaaaaacacaaatgatcAATAAAGGTGTAAGCTTGGAGGAAGGAAGGAATGAAAAACCCAGAAGACAGAGAATCTATGTATGTGTGTAATACCGAAAATAAAGAAAcggagaaagaggaaaaaaaaaagattttaggATTGAGAAATCTTCAGATTTGGAGAAGGCAAGGTTTTAATAAGAGGGCGAGAGGCcctcctctctcttttctgcTTATCGTCCAAATTTttagtcttttcttttcttttctttttctgcaaTCCAAATCGAAttaaaaggaacaaaaatGGATGGAAGCAAATAAGCAATGCTCAGcacaaatttcagaaaatggaaaaaaaaacactcacaAAAAAGAATACTTTCTCttacgtttttgtttttatatggCAATGTTTGGCTATCCTTGTAAGAGACGAGGGTATTTTCGTCACTTCCGTTTCTTCTCTGTAAtaagtaattaatttattaataaccAATGCGTGCACCTTTTTACCCATAAGTTAAAGAATAAAATCTATCGTTAATAAAAAATGGCTAATTGGCTTAAGTTGATCATGATTTCTTCCTAGTTCTAGATTTTAGTTGATCATCATAACTTTAATTTGAAGAGAGGTCtatgttttttaaatggttCGTTAATCAGATGATTATGAAAGATGCAACATGTGACAATTATTTGATTGCATGaaattttaagattaaaatgaaaatggcaTGAAACTCTAATTAGAGCTTTTGGGGAATCAAAGTGGGCAGGAACATGGGGAATGGTTGATGACGACGATAAAGATTGCCATcccacagttttttttttaattatgtccCTTCATTTTGCTTTCAAATAAACTAATCAAATTTGTTATGAATTgaataatcatttttaaaatcattcatCAACCAAGTGGAAGATGTTTACAAGTACACAAGGCATTACTTGTGCATCCAAATTATTATTACCAACTTTCATAAGcttacttttcttctttacattAATCACTTTCTTGCCgtccaattattttatttgggtttttttACACtctttagaaaacaaaaacatcatgTTATGTCGGTTTTATCCTATTAGAAAACACATCGACAACATTTAACCactaaattacatatatatatatatatataaaattacaactATTGATCGTTTTTGTATTATTCTTTACAAGTCAAATTTCCACcgttgaaattttgatttacaaCATTAATCCAGAGTTTAAAAATTCGGATCATCTAATTCATACATAAGtgaattaattaattaaaagcgTGACATCAAACGTTAGACACATGTGGAGATGAGATTGAATAATGAATATCATCCACTAACCATTATAGGTTAGAGTCTTGTAGCCTATGTACCAACTATCTCTTTTATACTATTTAAGTTTAACTCTCATCTTGCAAGAATCCAAGATTAAGCAGCCTTACTAAATCGGGGAAATAAACTTAGGTTTATAATCAGTGCAATCACATGGCCATAATTATAAATGAGCAAAACAATTGTCTGAAAAGGCCATAAAATTTGTTGGGCCtacaatttgattaaaaaagaCGAAGCGCCGcatatattttatcttaaaGCCCAATAATGTTTTCGGCCCAGTAGGTGTTCTCTGTACTCCTATTCTCTGCTATAACTTATCATTGTCTCCCGCTTCAGAGGAATCAGACCTAAGAAGAATCCTCACTCGTAAAGTCGCAGGTATGGCTTCGAAGAGCTCTCGATCTATTTTGTGGTTGGAAATTAATAGTCCGTgtattaaagtttcaatttttatgtccttgaatttgatttcttccatATCAGTGTCGAAACATTAGGCATCACCAGAGGGAATATTTaaggtttttctttaaaagctGAAGACTTGATTAGAAATTAGTCCACTTTGATTGAAATGTTCATGTTTGTTTCAGATGCATTGCATTAGGAGCTCAATCCTGCAACACTTGAGACTGAGAGTCTCTGTCAGACCCACTTCGCTTCTTCAGAACGAGAATGGTTTCAAGAGTATtggtatttttaatttcacaTCAGAAGCAGCTGCAGATGGAGGCCAAGATCAAATATTGAGCAGGGTTATTGAACTGGTGAAGAAATACGACAAAACCAACACCTCTGAGGTTAGGGATTACAAAACTGCtgctttttctttgtgtataaccttttattttggtgaatGGTTGTTTTGTAACACGGGGCTTGTTTACTTGCAGGTTACTGAAAGGGCTGATTTTCAGAAAGATTTGTCGTTGGACAGCTTGGACAAGACGGAGCTAGTTATGGCTATTGAAGAAGAGTTCTCGATTGAGATCCCTGATGAGAAAGCTGATAAGCTTACTTGTTGTGGTGATGTTGCAACATACATACTCTCTGAAACTCCTACCAAAGCGTCTGAGTCCTGAGTTGTATCTCTGCCTTTCTGTCTCTCTTGTTTTCAATGTTTAGTTAATGCAAGTTTAGAGACATGCTCTGTGTCAGTGTGTCTTTGCTTCAGCCAATATGATCATTTGGGTTTTTGCTGCTAaacattttatatgatatatattctaaTGTGATCACACTACTTTTGTACCAAAAACATGGGAGCCTTTATATACATGATGCTTACAGTTGTTTGTTCTTACACTTTGGGAACATGAAACACAATGTAGAGAGACTCTAACTCGGTTCTGTGACTGGAGCGCCAGCTAAGCAAACGAGgaccataacaaaaaaaatgcttttcaCATGAAGGAACTTGAAGAATCAGCTGTTTGTGTTCAAATCTTTTGGTTGAAATGTTGTCTCAACGAGCTTGCTATGATCTCGAACTGTGGCCCTGTAACCTGATTTTCCCTGAGGTGTAGACACGGAAACCATTGGTAGAGGAAACAAGTTTGATAGGTTTGTGTATATTGGTAGAGGTGTTATAGCATCTATAGGGCCTAGGCACATATACTGGCTTGATGAAACAAGTGTTTTCAAGGTGTGGAATCGCATGGAGTTGGGAGGGAAGATCGATTTCAAACTCTCCCAATTCATCAGTAACAGCCTTAATCCATTTGGACCTCCTTTTGGATCCAGTGTGGCACTTGATGGCAACGGTGGCACCTGCGAGGATCATGTTAGTATATATTCGGACGGAAGACAAGaaacatgaagaaaaaaggtaGAGAAACAAATACCTGGGATAGGGATGGAGTGAAGGTGAGGACGTGAAGTGTCGCAGAGAAGAGATCCGGTGATCACGACAGAGGAGAGTTTCTGTTCACCGTAGCCAGCCATCTCCACCATTTCCGTTCTGGTCCATAAATTATTCCCAAATGCTCCggtgaacaagaagaaagagagtaaCAAGAAGCAAcggatgatgaagaagcttccCATcgttaaaaacaaagaaaagaggtttgtttgtttttctttgtattttgttaaagaaatgaaaatagcatgaatatatagagaagaagaaggaagctaaagaagaggaagagaccCTTTGCGTGGTGGCTTCAGGTCACACAGCTCTGTACGGCAGTGTCTCTCTTTATACCTTGTAGTagcctttttcttttcagttgtatcttttctaaatatattaaaaatcgTGGCTGACTTGTTAGGGTCAAATTTAGAGCTGAATCTTCCAAATGAAACAATGAACCGAGagcgaaagagaaagagagatacgGCACTTGGAAGCAATTACTGAGTGGTTCGCCTACTCTTTCACTCCTTGTAtaagtattattttaataataatatttggtgCAACGTTTTTGTATCTAGTGTGAcgtttctccttttctttatttaattaagcCAATTCAGTTAGAGTAGTCATGCAGTAACCAAAAGATTCAAGCCTACCCTCAACTATACTCGCACACATTCAGCTTTGAACACAACGGCTTCAACATCGTGGGTTTGGTCGTGTCTACGTGCTCAGAATATCTAGTTGATGGTGGGAGTCAGCAGGGTTTTGACCAAACCACAGTTTCTCAAGTCCTCATTACATTGAAAAAAGTATGGGCTTAAAAGAAGCCTAGATATTGATAATAGGTCCATCACCTTTAATGGGCCATTCAGTTTGATTATCTTAACGGCCCATTAGGATTCTCCAGGTGGGACAAGTATTAGCTATGTCATTAAGAGCTTAATACAGCTGGAAGCTGGTGATTATTGTTAATGTTAACTAATCACACGCTTAGAAAAGCGACAATGGTTGGACCCACAGGAGAAGATCGAGACCGTCAAAAGTGGACAAAACTGGGACGCTTTTTGTTTCCAAACAGCTGTCTGATCTGATTGGTCGATGCAGTTTTGATGGCAATGAACCCCACCACAGACCACACCCTCATGATCCAACCCAATTCGCTcgtaacacaaaaaaaaaaagaagtgaaaaatTGACCGAAGGGTCGTTGAGTGGCAGTTACCCTCTGTCTCCCTAACGCCCACCTATCTTCTCCGTGTTTTCCACGCgctatctttctctcttctgtGTGTTTACCACGCTCCTCTTATGCGCGTCGGCTCGTGACAAAAGTGTGCCGGGTCCACTAACTGTCCACAACACGTGGCAAAGCCTTAAAGGGCTGTCTATCTCTCAAACAAGATCAATTCCAATCCGACGGTCGAGCACGTATCCAGTTGTCAGAATCTTATCAGTAAACGGACGGTTCATATAAGATCACGTGTCAAGTGAGCAGAAGTCGTGCGTCCTCTCTTTATATAAGCTCCGGCGACTCCTTCACCACTGTGTACAATACCAGCCGACACTTAACAATTCACACCTGCTCTTTTTACTCtttctaaaaccctaaattttctCGCTTCAGTCTTCCCACTCAAGTCAACCACCAATTGAATTCGATTTCGAATCATTGATGGAAAtgatttgaaaaaagagtaaag includes:
- a CDS encoding Pollen Ole e 1 allergen and extensin family protein (Pollen Ole e 1 allergen and extensin family protein; FUNCTIONS IN: molecular_function unknown; INVOLVED IN: biological_process unknown; LOCATED IN: endomembrane system; EXPRESSED IN: 8 plant structures; EXPRESSED DURING: 4 anthesis, petal differentiation and expansion stage; CONTAINS InterPro DOMAIN/s: Pollen Ole e 1 allergen/extensin (InterPro:IPR006041); BEST Arabidopsis thaliana protein match is: Pollen Ole e 1 allergen and extensin family protein (TAIR:AT2G40113.1); Has 30201 Blast hits to 17322 proteins in 780 species: Archae - 12; Bacteria - 1396; Metazoa - 17338; Fungi - 3422; Plants - 5037; Viruses - 0; Other Eukaryotes - 2996 (source: NCBI BLink).) yields the protein MGSFFIIRCFLLLSFFLFTGAFGNNLWTRTEMVEMAGYGEQKLSSVVITGSLLCDTSRPHLHSIPIPGATVAIKCHTGSKRRSKWIKAVTDELGEFEIDLPSQLHAIPHLENTCFIKPVYVPRPYRCYNTSTNIHKPIKLVSSTNGFRVYTSGKIRLQGHSSRS
- a CDS encoding RNA-binding (RRM/RBD/RNP motifs) family protein (RNA-binding (RRM/RBD/RNP motifs) family protein; FUNCTIONS IN: RNA binding, nucleotide binding, nucleic acid binding; INVOLVED IN: biological_process unknown; LOCATED IN: cellular_component unknown; EXPRESSED IN: 24 plant structures; EXPRESSED DURING: 15 growth stages; CONTAINS InterPro DOMAIN/s: RNA recognition motif, RNP-1 (InterPro:IPR000504), Nucleotide-binding, alpha-beta plait (InterPro:IPR012677); BEST Arabidopsis thaliana protein match is: RNA-binding (RRM/RBD/RNP motifs) family protein (TAIR:AT3G07810.1).); its protein translation is MEMESCKLFIGGISWETSEDRLRDYFHSFGEVLEAVIMKDRATGRARGFGFVVFADPNVAERVVLLKHIIDGKILVDSIVYNQLCRSDKCISLSEVVEAKKAVPRDDHVVFNKSNSSLQGSPGPSNSKKIFVGGLASSVTEAEFKKYFAQFGMITDVVVMYDHRTQRPRGFGFISYDSEEAVDKVLQKTFHELNGKMVEVKLAVPKDMALNTMRNQMNVNSFGTSRISSLLNEYTQGFSPSPISGYGVKPEVRYSPAVGNRGGFSPFGHGYGIELNFEPNQTQNYGSGSSGGFGRPFSPGYAASLGRFGSQMESGGASVGNGSVLNAAPKNHLWGNGGLGYMSNSPISRSSFSGNSGMSSLGSIGDNWGTVARARSSYHGERGGVGLEAMRGVHVGGYSSGSSILEADSLYSDSMWLSLPAKAEEGLGMGPLDFMSRGPAGYINRQPNGGIAA
- the mtACP3 gene encoding mitochondrial acyl carrier protein 3 (mitochondrial acyl carrier protein 3 (mtACP3); FUNCTIONS IN: acyl carrier activity, cofactor binding; INVOLVED IN: fatty acid biosynthetic process; LOCATED IN: cellular_component unknown; EXPRESSED IN: 22 plant structures; EXPRESSED DURING: 13 growth stages; CONTAINS InterPro DOMAIN/s: Phosphopantetheine-binding (InterPro:IPR006163), Acyl carrier protein (ACP) (InterPro:IPR003231), Acyl carrier protein-like (InterPro:IPR009081); BEST Arabidopsis thaliana protein match is: mitochondrial acyl carrier protein 1 (TAIR:AT2G44620.1); Has 7384 Blast hits to 7383 proteins in 2545 species: Archae - 0; Bacteria - 5039; Metazoa - 204; Fungi - 139; Plants - 211; Viruses - 2; Other Eukaryotes - 1789 (source: NCBI BLink).), which codes for MHCIRSSILQHLRLRVSVRPTSLLQNENGFKSIGIFNFTSEAAADGGQDQILSRVIELVKKYDKTNTSEVTERADFQKDLSLDSLDKTELVMAIEEEFSIEIPDEKADKLTCCGDVATYILSETPTKASES
- a CDS encoding RNA-binding (RRM/RBD/RNP motifs) family protein (RNA-binding (RRM/RBD/RNP motifs) family protein; FUNCTIONS IN: RNA binding, nucleotide binding, nucleic acid binding; INVOLVED IN: biological_process unknown; LOCATED IN: cellular_component unknown; EXPRESSED IN: 24 plant structures; EXPRESSED DURING: 15 growth stages; CONTAINS InterPro DOMAIN/s: RNA recognition motif, RNP-1 (InterPro:IPR000504), Nucleotide-binding, alpha-beta plait (InterPro:IPR012677); BEST Arabidopsis thaliana protein match is: RNA-binding (RRM/RBD/RNP motifs) family protein (TAIR:AT3G07810.1); Has 30201 Blast hits to 17322 proteins in 780 species: Archae - 12; Bacteria - 1396; Metazoa - 17338; Fungi - 3422; Plants - 5037; Viruses - 0; Other Eukaryotes - 2996 (source: NCBI BLink).), translated to MEMESCKLFIGGISWETSEDRLRDYFHSFGEVLEAVIMKDRATGRARGFGFVVFADPNVAERVVLLKHIIDGKIVEAKKAVPRDDHVVFNKSNSSLQGSPGPSNSKKIFVGGLASSVTEAEFKKYFAQFGMITDVVVMYDHRTQRPRGFGFISYDSEEAVDKVLQKTFHELNGKMVEVKLAVPKDMALNTMRNQMNVNSFGTSRISSLLNEYTQGFSPSPISGYGVKPEVRYSPAVGNRGGFSPFGHGYGIELNFEPNQTQNYGSGSSGGFGRPFSPGYAASLGRFGSQMESGGASVGNGSVLNAAPKNHLWGNGGLGYMSNSPISRSSFSGNSGMSSLGSIGDNWGTVARARSSYHGERGGVGLEAMRGVHVGGYSSGSSILEADSLYSDSMWLSLPAKAEEGLGMGPLDFMSRGPAGYINRQPNGGIAA
- a CDS encoding RNA-binding (RRM/RBD/RNP motifs) family protein (RNA-binding (RRM/RBD/RNP motifs) family protein; FUNCTIONS IN: RNA binding, nucleotide binding, nucleic acid binding; INVOLVED IN: biological_process unknown; LOCATED IN: cellular_component unknown; EXPRESSED IN: 24 plant structures; EXPRESSED DURING: 15 growth stages; CONTAINS InterPro DOMAIN/s: RNA recognition motif, RNP-1 (InterPro:IPR000504), Nucleotide-binding, alpha-beta plait (InterPro:IPR012677); BEST Arabidopsis thaliana protein match is: RNA-binding (RRM/RBD/RNP motifs) family protein (TAIR:AT3G07810.1); Has 16528 Blast hits to 13333 proteins in 798 species: Archae - 2; Bacteria - 1803; Metazoa - 8027; Fungi - 1568; Plants - 3500; Viruses - 0; Other Eukaryotes - 1628 (source: NCBI BLink).), which encodes MLLKESSCLNISLMVEAKKAVPRDDHVVFNKSNSSLQGSPGPSNSKKIFVGGLASSVTEAEFKKYFAQFGMITDVVVMYDHRTQRPRGFGFISYDSEEAVDKVLQKTFHELNGKMVEVKLAVPKDMALNTMRNQMNVNSFGTSRISSLLNEYTQGFSPSPISGYGVKPEVRYSPAVGNRGGFSPFGHGYGIELNFEPNQTQNYGSGSSGGFGRPFSPGYAASLGRFGSQMESGGASVGNGSVLNAAPKNHLWGNGGLGYMSNSPISRSSFSGNSGMSSLGSIGDNWGTVARARSSYHGERGGVGLEAMRGVHVGGYSSGSSILEADSLYSDSMWLSLPAKAEEGLGMGPLDFMSRGPAGYINRQPNGGIAA
- a CDS encoding RING/U-box superfamily protein (RING/U-box superfamily protein; FUNCTIONS IN: zinc ion binding; EXPRESSED IN: 17 plant structures; EXPRESSED DURING: 12 growth stages; CONTAINS InterPro DOMAIN/s: Zinc finger, RING-type (InterPro:IPR001841), Zinc finger, C3HC4 RING-type (InterPro:IPR018957); BEST Arabidopsis thaliana protein match is: RING/U-box superfamily protein (TAIR:AT4G17245.1); Has 1807 Blast hits to 1807 proteins in 277 species: Archae - 0; Bacteria - 0; Metazoa - 736; Fungi - 347; Plants - 385; Viruses - 0; Other Eukaryotes - 339 (source: NCBI BLink).), coding for MRLLVAEAASPLSSAATPTCNSHTCRWKPYSNSTDFTANASVLLILVISALICALSLYAAIRCFLRPTLETEDDHKPDPEAAASSTPTTPTLVYSSDLELAGAEAECAICLSEFEQGESIQVLEKCQHGFHVKCIHKWLSTRSSCPTCRTSIFSQHSETPSSHINA